The Micromonospora sp. Llam0 genome includes a window with the following:
- a CDS encoding TetR family transcriptional regulator, translated as MARRTGRRPGNPDTREAILTAARQVFGERGFDQASVRAIAAAAGVDPALVHHYFGTKEKLFLTTMNAPVDPGDLLPQAFAGGPEEVGERMVRLVLGVWDSPAGVAALALLRSALTNDWTARLMREFVTTQIIRRVLGQLDIEPAELPIRSALVASQMAGLLVVRYVLRLAPLSTMAADEVAGAVGPTIQRYLTGPLTAAAGAAESPPR; from the coding sequence ATGGCACGACGCACCGGGCGCCGACCGGGCAACCCGGACACCCGCGAGGCGATCCTGACCGCCGCCCGACAGGTCTTCGGCGAACGTGGCTTCGACCAGGCGTCGGTGCGCGCCATCGCCGCGGCGGCCGGTGTCGACCCGGCGCTGGTGCACCACTACTTCGGCACCAAGGAGAAGCTCTTCCTCACCACCATGAACGCGCCGGTGGATCCCGGCGACCTGCTTCCGCAGGCATTCGCTGGCGGCCCCGAGGAGGTCGGCGAACGGATGGTCCGGCTGGTCCTGGGGGTCTGGGACTCGCCGGCCGGGGTGGCGGCCCTGGCGCTGCTACGGTCGGCGTTGACCAACGACTGGACCGCCCGGCTGATGCGTGAGTTCGTCACCACGCAGATCATCCGGCGGGTGCTCGGCCAGCTCGACATCGAACCGGCGGAGCTGCCGATCCGGTCAGCTCTGGTCGCCTCACAGATGGCCGGCCTGCTGGTGGTCCGGTACGTCCTGCGGTTGGCGCCGCTGTCCACCATGGCGGCCGACGAGGTGGCCGGGGCGGTCGGTCCGACGATCCAGCGCTACCTGACGGGGCCGCTGACCGCAGCGGCCGGGGCGGCCGAGTCGCCGCCGCGCTGA
- a CDS encoding DUF2470 domain-containing protein, whose amino-acid sequence MQPSPAEIARTMASGRLPGMAHVACRPGPHAVRHATDPMGRILLLAAGPDLLDGALRPVAGTDDTAVVLEVADVPPVAGSPTHGRVWVSGWVGPLDGAPARMAALDFADVHACPDLLDVGRGATIFRMEVAEVRLERCGVTIDVDPDEYAAAEPDPIGAIESELLVDLADHHRAEMTAFIRRQLRDAGHRSLAGDPQVVRMDRYGFVVALGPHGPRARLAFPAPVRDRAELARLLHPVLCRRCAPPAAA is encoded by the coding sequence ATGCAGCCCAGTCCCGCGGAGATCGCCCGGACGATGGCATCCGGCCGGCTGCCCGGCATGGCGCATGTCGCCTGCCGCCCCGGACCACACGCCGTACGGCACGCGACCGACCCGATGGGGCGGATCCTGCTGCTCGCCGCCGGGCCCGACCTGCTCGACGGCGCGCTGCGACCCGTCGCCGGCACCGACGACACCGCCGTGGTGCTGGAAGTGGCCGACGTACCGCCGGTAGCCGGTTCGCCGACGCACGGCCGGGTCTGGGTGTCCGGCTGGGTCGGCCCACTCGACGGCGCCCCCGCCCGGATGGCCGCGCTGGACTTCGCCGACGTGCACGCCTGCCCCGACCTGCTCGATGTCGGCCGGGGTGCGACCATCTTCCGGATGGAGGTGGCCGAGGTCCGGCTGGAACGCTGCGGCGTCACCATCGACGTCGACCCGGACGAGTACGCCGCCGCCGAGCCCGACCCGATCGGCGCCATCGAGTCGGAGCTGCTCGTCGACCTCGCCGACCACCACCGGGCCGAGATGACCGCGTTCATCCGCCGGCAGCTGCGCGACGCCGGGCACCGGTCGCTGGCCGGGGATCCGCAGGTCGTCCGGATGGACCGGTACGGTTTCGTGGTCGCGCTCGGCCCGCACGGGCCGCGCGCCCGGTTGGCCTTCCCGGCCCCGGTACGTGACCGCGCCGAACTCGCCCGCCTGCTGCACCCGGTGCTCTGCCGGCGGTGCGCTCCACCGGCCGCCGCCTGA
- a CDS encoding ABC transporter ATP-binding protein, with the protein MDPVVEVTDLVVDRGRHRVLHGISCTVGSGSVTGLLGPSGSGKTTLMRAVVGVQTVRSGQVRVLGRPAGAPALRRTVGYLTQAPSVYSDLTVAENARYFAALYGLPRADADQAVTDVGLAPAAGQLVGNLSGGQRSRASLACALLGRPELVVLDEPTVGQDPVLRAELWARFHALAAAGTTLLVSSHVMDEAGRCDRLLLIRDGRLVADDTPAAIRAAAGTDDLDEAFLRLIRDRQPTDPSRGADR; encoded by the coding sequence ATGGACCCCGTCGTCGAGGTCACCGACCTCGTGGTCGACCGCGGCCGACACCGCGTGCTGCACGGCATCTCGTGCACCGTGGGCAGCGGCAGCGTCACCGGCCTGCTGGGGCCGAGCGGCAGCGGCAAGACGACCCTGATGCGCGCGGTCGTCGGGGTGCAGACAGTCCGATCCGGGCAGGTACGCGTCCTCGGACGGCCCGCCGGGGCCCCCGCGTTGCGGCGTACCGTCGGCTATCTGACCCAGGCGCCGAGCGTCTACTCCGACCTCACCGTCGCGGAGAACGCCCGGTACTTCGCCGCGCTGTACGGCCTGCCCCGGGCCGACGCCGATCAGGCCGTCACGGACGTCGGGCTCGCCCCCGCCGCCGGGCAGCTCGTCGGGAACCTGTCCGGCGGCCAGCGCAGCCGCGCCTCGCTGGCCTGCGCGCTGCTCGGCCGCCCGGAACTGGTCGTGCTCGACGAGCCGACCGTCGGCCAGGACCCGGTGCTGCGGGCCGAGTTGTGGGCCCGGTTCCACGCCCTCGCCGCCGCCGGCACCACCCTGCTGGTCTCCAGCCACGTGATGGACGAGGCCGGCCGGTGCGACCGGCTGCTGCTGATCCGCGACGGTCGGCTGGTCGCCGACGACACCCCGGCGGCGATCCGCGCCGCCGCCGGCACCGACGACCTGGACGAGGCCTTCCTGCGGCTGATCCGCGATCGCCAGCCGACCGACCCGAGCCGAGGAGCAGACCGGTGA
- a CDS encoding anthranilate synthase component I, translating to MITGTVSPDEPTFQTLARQRRVVPVTRRLLADGETPVGVYRKLAGGPGTFLLESAEQGAGSAGTAWSRYSFIGVRSAATLTESGGGARWLGDPPDGVPTGGDPVEVLRATVAALTGPAPDSDPVGGGLPPLTSGLVGYLSYDFVRRLERIPEHTEDDLGLPEFGLLLATDLVVLDHFDGTAILVANAVLPAAADPVTAAAAYHHAIGRLDAMTTALSRPNPPMVSTMDAPAAPGPAARSRTAAGAYPKAVEEAKEAIRAGECFQIVLAQRFERDTTADPLDVYRVLRATNPSPYMYLLRFDDFDVVGSSPEAHLKVTVTAGGTRRAMLHPIAGTRRRGATPQADAALATELLNDPKERAEHVMLVDLGRNDLGRVCRPGTVEVPEFATVERYSHVMHIVSTVVGELREDRTAFDALAATFPAGTLSGAPKVRAMEIIEELEPTRRGLYGGTVGYFGFGGDLDMAIAIRTALIRRGRAYVQAGAGIVADSDPAAEERETQSKAAAVLVAIAAAETLRPAR from the coding sequence ATGATCACCGGTACGGTCAGCCCGGACGAGCCGACCTTTCAGACCCTGGCCCGGCAGCGTCGGGTGGTGCCGGTGACCCGGCGGCTGCTGGCCGACGGCGAGACCCCGGTCGGGGTGTACCGCAAGCTCGCCGGCGGACCCGGCACCTTCCTGCTGGAGTCCGCCGAACAGGGCGCCGGGTCGGCCGGCACCGCCTGGTCGCGCTACTCGTTCATCGGGGTACGCAGCGCGGCGACGCTGACCGAGTCCGGTGGCGGTGCGCGCTGGCTCGGTGACCCGCCCGACGGGGTGCCCACCGGAGGCGACCCGGTCGAGGTGCTGCGGGCGACCGTCGCCGCGTTGACCGGGCCGGCCCCGGACTCCGACCCCGTCGGAGGCGGCCTGCCTCCGCTGACCAGCGGCCTGGTCGGCTACCTCAGCTACGACTTCGTCCGCCGGTTGGAGCGGATCCCCGAGCACACCGAGGACGATCTCGGGCTACCCGAGTTCGGGTTGTTGCTCGCCACCGACCTGGTGGTGCTCGACCACTTCGACGGTACGGCGATCCTGGTCGCCAACGCGGTCCTACCGGCGGCGGCCGACCCGGTCACCGCGGCGGCCGCCTACCACCACGCGATCGGCCGGCTCGACGCGATGACGACCGCCCTGTCCCGGCCCAACCCACCGATGGTGTCGACGATGGATGCGCCTGCCGCGCCCGGGCCGGCGGCCCGTAGCCGGACCGCAGCGGGCGCGTACCCCAAGGCGGTCGAGGAGGCCAAGGAGGCGATCCGGGCCGGTGAGTGTTTCCAGATCGTGCTGGCCCAGCGGTTCGAGCGGGACACCACCGCCGACCCGCTGGACGTCTACCGGGTGCTGCGGGCGACCAACCCCAGCCCGTACATGTACCTGCTGCGGTTCGACGACTTCGACGTGGTGGGTTCGTCACCGGAGGCGCACCTCAAGGTCACCGTCACCGCCGGCGGCACCCGGCGGGCGATGCTGCACCCGATCGCCGGCACCCGGCGGCGGGGGGCCACCCCGCAGGCCGACGCCGCCCTCGCCACCGAGCTGCTCAACGACCCGAAGGAACGGGCCGAGCATGTGATGCTGGTCGACCTGGGCCGCAACGACCTCGGCCGGGTCTGCCGGCCGGGCACCGTCGAGGTGCCCGAGTTCGCCACCGTCGAGCGGTACAGCCACGTGATGCACATCGTGTCGACGGTGGTGGGCGAGCTGCGCGAGGACCGGACCGCGTTCGACGCGCTGGCGGCCACCTTCCCGGCCGGCACCCTGTCGGGCGCGCCGAAGGTCCGGGCGATGGAGATCATCGAGGAGCTGGAGCCGACCCGCCGTGGTCTGTACGGCGGCACCGTCGGCTACTTCGGGTTCGGCGGTGACCTGGACATGGCGATCGCGATCCGGACCGCGCTGATCCGCCGGGGCCGGGCCTACGTGCAGGCCGGCGCGGGGATCGTGGCGGACTCGGATCCGGCCGCCGAGGAACGGGAGACGCAGAGCAAGGCGGCGGCGGTGCTGGTCGCGATCGCCGCCGCCGAGACGCTGCGTCCGGCCCGGTGA
- a CDS encoding CE1758 family FMN-dependent luciferase-like monooxygenase — MEFGVYSIGDRTPDPLTGQAPSEHERLTSMVAIARHAEEAGFEVFAAGEHHQPPYVSSAPAMLLAHIAAVTETLTLSTATTLITTNDPVRVAEEYALLQHLSGGRADLMLGKGNVGRAFGWFGRDSADGTALAAENYALLRRLWREESVDFDGKFRTPLASFTSVPRPLNGRPPLVWHAAVTSKEAAELAAEHGDALFANHIFWPPEHTRRMVAHYRERYTAAGHGPAEQATVGLGGQVFVRPRSQDAIREFRPYFDRAPLYGRGPSLEEYCSSTPLTVGSPQQVIDRVLGFGEYAGPYQRQLFLIDHAGLPLGTVLDQLDLLGTEVLPVLRRESAPIGTA, encoded by the coding sequence ATGGAATTCGGGGTTTACAGCATCGGGGACCGCACGCCTGACCCGCTGACCGGACAGGCGCCGAGCGAGCACGAACGGCTCACCTCGATGGTGGCGATCGCCCGGCACGCCGAAGAGGCAGGCTTCGAGGTGTTCGCGGCCGGCGAGCACCACCAGCCGCCCTACGTATCCTCGGCCCCCGCGATGCTGCTCGCGCACATCGCCGCAGTCACCGAGACCTTGACCTTGAGCACGGCAACCACGTTGATCACCACCAACGATCCGGTACGCGTCGCCGAGGAGTACGCGCTGTTGCAGCACCTGTCGGGCGGACGGGCCGACCTCATGCTCGGCAAGGGCAATGTGGGGCGGGCGTTCGGCTGGTTCGGTCGCGACTCCGCCGACGGCACCGCCCTGGCAGCGGAGAACTACGCTCTGCTGCGCCGGCTGTGGCGGGAGGAGTCGGTGGACTTCGACGGCAAGTTCCGTACGCCGTTGGCGTCCTTCACCTCGGTTCCGCGACCGCTGAACGGCCGGCCGCCGCTGGTCTGGCACGCGGCGGTGACCAGCAAGGAGGCCGCGGAGCTGGCCGCCGAACACGGTGACGCCCTTTTCGCGAACCACATCTTCTGGCCGCCCGAGCACACCCGCCGGATGGTGGCGCACTACCGGGAACGGTATACGGCGGCCGGGCACGGCCCCGCCGAGCAGGCGACGGTCGGGCTGGGCGGACAGGTGTTCGTCCGTCCCCGCTCACAGGACGCGATCCGCGAGTTCCGCCCCTACTTCGACCGGGCTCCCCTGTACGGCCGGGGACCCTCGCTGGAGGAGTACTGCAGCAGCACACCGTTGACGGTCGGCAGCCCTCAGCAGGTGATCGACCGGGTCCTCGGCTTCGGCGAGTACGCCGGCCCGTACCAGCGGCAGCTGTTCCTCATCGACCACGCCGGGCTCCCTCTCGGCACCGTGCTGGACCAGCTCGACCTGCTGGGCACCGAGGTGCTGCCCGTCCTGCGCCGCGAGAGCGCCCCTATTGGCACCGCATGA
- a CDS encoding ABC transporter permease produces the protein MNPRILAATVGRVLRQLRHDRRTVALLVVVPALLLTLLYYMYGDQPATGGQPARFDRVALVMLGVFPFVIMFLVTSIAMLRERTSGTLERLLTTPLGKLDLLFGYGIAFGLAAAVQAIVASAVAYWLFDLSTAGSPALVIAIAVLDALLGVALGLLCSAFARTEFQAVQFMPVVVIPQLLLCGLFVARGEMAGWLEAVSNVLPLSYAVSALTEVGAHPEPTATLWRDLTVVAGAVVAALVLAAATLRRRSG, from the coding sequence GTGAACCCGAGGATTCTGGCCGCCACGGTCGGCCGTGTGCTGCGCCAGCTGCGCCACGACCGGCGTACCGTCGCGCTGCTGGTCGTCGTACCGGCACTGCTGCTGACCCTGCTCTACTACATGTACGGCGACCAGCCGGCCACCGGCGGGCAGCCGGCACGCTTCGACCGGGTCGCCCTGGTCATGCTCGGCGTCTTTCCGTTCGTGATCATGTTCCTGGTGACCAGCATCGCGATGCTGCGCGAACGCACCAGCGGCACCCTGGAACGGCTGCTCACCACCCCGCTGGGCAAGCTGGATCTGCTGTTCGGCTACGGCATCGCGTTCGGGCTCGCGGCAGCGGTGCAGGCCATCGTGGCCAGCGCCGTGGCGTACTGGCTGTTCGACCTGTCCACCGCCGGCAGCCCGGCGCTGGTGATCGCGATCGCGGTGCTCGACGCCCTGCTCGGGGTGGCGCTCGGCCTACTGTGCAGCGCCTTCGCCCGCACCGAGTTCCAGGCCGTACAGTTCATGCCGGTGGTGGTGATCCCACAGCTGCTGCTCTGCGGCCTGTTCGTCGCCCGCGGCGAGATGGCCGGCTGGCTGGAGGCGGTCAGCAACGTCCTGCCGCTGTCCTACGCCGTGTCGGCGTTGACCGAGGTCGGGGCGCATCCGGAGCCGACCGCGACGCTCTGGCGTGACCTGACCGTGGTCGCCGGGGCGGTGGTGGCCGCGTTGGTGCTCGCCGCCGCGACGCTGCGCCGCCGCAGCGGCTGA
- the rpsD gene encoding 30S ribosomal protein S4, whose product MNHPRPKARISRALGIPLTRKCTRYFERRPYPPGVHGRARRKPSDYQVRLLEKQRLRHQYNVSETQLRRAFDDAVRGTGKTGEALVTLLERRLDAIVHRAGLARTIYQARQLVAHGHFTVDGHKVDRPSYRLRPGQTVQVRERSRTKPPFQIAAAGAHAGEGPGAPYLSVSLTELTATLVREPARREVPIICDEQLVVEFYSR is encoded by the coding sequence GTGAACCACCCACGACCCAAGGCGCGAATCTCCCGCGCCCTCGGCATCCCGCTGACCCGCAAGTGCACCCGGTACTTCGAGCGGCGCCCGTACCCGCCCGGCGTGCACGGCCGCGCCCGCCGCAAGCCCTCCGACTACCAGGTACGGCTGCTGGAAAAGCAGCGGCTACGGCACCAGTACAACGTCAGCGAGACCCAACTGCGGCGCGCCTTCGACGACGCGGTACGCGGCACCGGCAAGACCGGCGAGGCCCTGGTCACGTTGCTGGAGCGACGCCTCGACGCGATCGTGCACCGGGCCGGCCTGGCCCGCACCATCTACCAGGCACGGCAGCTCGTCGCCCACGGTCACTTCACCGTGGACGGTCACAAGGTGGACCGGCCGTCGTACCGGCTGCGCCCGGGTCAGACAGTCCAGGTCCGGGAACGCAGCCGGACCAAACCGCCGTTCCAGATCGCCGCCGCCGGAGCGCACGCCGGCGAGGGGCCGGGCGCACCGTACCTGTCGGTCAGCCTCACCGAACTGACCGCGACCCTGGTTCGCGAGCCCGCCCGCCGCGAGGTGCCGATCATCTGCGACGAGCAGCTGGTCGTCGAGTTCTACTCCCGCTGA
- a CDS encoding response regulator transcription factor — translation MYQVAIVADQPISRAGVEKLATDVAGTRVAAAVASVAELHPLAGAYDAIVLDLPRFTVAAMDTVAKVSAIGPPLVFSVWDGSPSLLATIRAGARGCISRSAEQHDARDAIRVIVQGGFYVCPHLVDRFQSEVCGRVDEKPGGLAPREVETLRWIASGFTHAQVATRMGLSRATINTYAKRIRAKLNVSNKAELTRMAIEMGHLSEARRSSPAA, via the coding sequence GTGTATCAGGTAGCGATCGTCGCGGACCAGCCGATCTCCCGGGCCGGTGTGGAGAAGCTCGCCACCGACGTCGCGGGGACGCGGGTCGCGGCAGCCGTCGCCTCGGTGGCGGAGCTGCACCCCCTCGCCGGGGCGTACGACGCGATCGTGCTCGATCTACCACGCTTCACAGTGGCCGCAATGGACACGGTGGCGAAGGTGTCGGCGATCGGGCCGCCCCTGGTGTTCTCCGTGTGGGACGGCTCGCCGTCGCTACTGGCCACCATCCGGGCCGGCGCGCGGGGCTGTATCAGCCGTTCCGCCGAGCAGCACGACGCCCGGGACGCCATCCGGGTCATCGTGCAGGGCGGCTTCTACGTGTGCCCGCACCTGGTCGACCGGTTCCAGTCGGAGGTCTGCGGCCGGGTCGATGAGAAGCCCGGCGGGCTCGCCCCTCGCGAGGTCGAGACCTTGCGGTGGATCGCCTCGGGTTTCACCCACGCGCAGGTAGCCACCCGGATGGGGCTCTCCCGGGCGACCATCAACACGTACGCGAAGAGGATCCGCGCGAAACTCAACGTGAGCAACAAGGCCGAACTGACCAGGATGGCCATTGAGATGGGCCATCTCTCCGAAGCGCGCCGGAGCAGCCCGGCGGCGTGA
- the hisI gene encoding phosphoribosyl-AMP cyclohydrolase: MPVPDEPPADPATTRGRRADGDPARASALDPAIAARLRRTADGLVAAVVQRHGSGEVLMMAWMDDEALHRTLTTGRATYWSRSRQEYWVKGATSGHHQYVRSVRLDCDGDAVLVTVEQVGAACHTGAGNCFFDELPVTGTIADSEEFQ, encoded by the coding sequence GTGCCCGTACCAGATGAACCGCCCGCCGACCCCGCGACCACCCGGGGGCGGCGCGCCGACGGCGACCCCGCGCGTGCGTCCGCCCTCGACCCGGCGATCGCCGCCCGGCTGCGCCGCACCGCCGACGGCCTGGTCGCCGCCGTCGTGCAGCGGCACGGCAGCGGCGAGGTGCTGATGATGGCGTGGATGGACGACGAGGCGCTGCACCGTACCCTCACCACCGGCCGGGCCACCTACTGGTCGCGCAGCCGGCAGGAATACTGGGTCAAGGGCGCCACCTCCGGGCATCACCAGTACGTGCGGTCGGTGCGGCTGGACTGCGACGGCGACGCGGTACTGGTTACGGTCGAGCAGGTCGGTGCCGCCTGCCACACCGGGGCCGGTAACTGCTTCTTCGACGAGCTGCCGGTGACCGGCACCATCGCCGACTCCGAGGAGTTTCAATGA
- a CDS encoding IS982 family transposase: MHVDLDTLATALYVRIDDELKASPHLNRWRPAVGITARITDAELITVSVMQALLGYHNETRWIRYARKSIIHLFPHLPKQPGYNKRLRALTTQLAHFITVLATDTDPWRHPIRIADSTPVPCGTSRETVQRSDLAGWAGYGYCASHSRLFWGLRLHLVTTVHGLPVAFALTNAKTDEREVLIDLVTLQPGMFHHPDGVILVVDKGYRDRDTEIWLNDNDVTVVRPAYRTEPARPGRGLLRAVRQTIESVNQTFKSQLDLEQHGGRTITGVAVRVLQRVLALTAAIWHNWHTGQPTLRSLTAFDH; encoded by the coding sequence GTGCACGTCGATCTGGACACCCTCGCGACCGCACTGTACGTCAGGATCGACGACGAACTGAAGGCGTCCCCGCACCTCAACCGGTGGCGTCCAGCGGTCGGCATCACCGCCCGGATCACCGACGCCGAACTCATCACGGTGTCAGTGATGCAGGCACTACTCGGCTACCACAACGAGACCCGCTGGATCCGCTACGCCCGCAAATCCATCATCCACCTGTTCCCCCACCTGCCCAAACAGCCCGGCTACAACAAACGGCTGCGAGCGCTGACCACCCAACTGGCCCACTTCATCACGGTGCTCGCCACCGACACCGACCCGTGGCGGCACCCGATCCGGATCGCCGACTCCACACCCGTGCCCTGCGGCACATCCCGCGAGACGGTGCAGCGTTCCGACCTGGCCGGCTGGGCCGGCTACGGCTACTGCGCCTCCCACTCCCGGCTGTTCTGGGGACTACGCCTGCACCTGGTCACCACGGTCCACGGACTGCCGGTCGCGTTCGCCCTCACCAACGCCAAGACCGACGAACGTGAAGTCCTCATCGACCTGGTCACCCTGCAACCCGGCATGTTCCACCACCCCGACGGGGTGATCCTGGTCGTGGACAAGGGCTACCGCGACCGCGACACCGAAATCTGGCTCAACGACAACGATGTCACCGTCGTACGCCCCGCGTACCGCACCGAACCCGCACGACCCGGCCGGGGCCTGCTCCGCGCCGTCCGGCAGACCATCGAATCAGTCAACCAGACCTTCAAAAGCCAACTCGACCTCGAACAGCACGGCGGCCGGACCATCACCGGCGTCGCCGTCCGGGTCCTGCAACGCGTCCTCGCCCTGACCGCCGCGATCTGGCACAACTGGCACACCGGCCAACCGACCCTGCGCTCCCTGACCGCATTCGACCACTGA
- a CDS encoding MerR family transcriptional regulator, translating to MTVSEAAGRVGLTAHTLRWYEQEGLVEPVGRDSAGRRRYTDNDIGWLILLTRLRRTGMPVRDMRRYAELARQGDGTLPDRVALFEQHRARVLARIDELREDLAVLDYKIDAYRKEMRRTATP from the coding sequence GTGACTGTCAGCGAGGCCGCCGGGCGGGTCGGGCTCACCGCGCACACACTGCGCTGGTACGAGCAGGAAGGTCTGGTCGAGCCGGTCGGCCGGGATTCCGCCGGCCGTCGCCGCTACACCGACAACGACATCGGCTGGTTGATACTGCTGACCCGGCTGCGGCGCACCGGCATGCCGGTGCGGGACATGCGCCGGTACGCGGAACTCGCCAGGCAGGGCGACGGGACACTGCCGGACCGAGTCGCCCTGTTCGAGCAGCACCGCGCCCGGGTGCTTGCCCGAATCGACGAACTGCGGGAGGACCTTGCCGTCCTGGACTACAAGATCGACGCGTACCGCAAGGAGATGCGGCGCACGGCCACGCCGTAA
- a CDS encoding ABC transporter ATP-binding protein — protein MRRGLALSPELRTGLAGTLLLALVSMIGRAAIPVAVQQAIDNGLRAPGGPDLEVVGTIVSVTAAVLVVTTVCGYFMVRRLFTVSETALAAVRTRAFRHVHDLSMLHQQSERRGSLVSRVTSDVDQITQFLQWGGVILLISMGQVVVTAVVMAVYSWQLTLVVLAAFVPALLIIRAFQRRLAAAYGVVRQRTGALLAAVAESVVGAAVIRAYGVSRRTAGRLDEAIEGQRHAQQRALRTSVVSFSTGEIAAGLALAGVVVVGVRMGVDGGLTVGQLTAFLFLVTLFIQPVQIATEVLNEAQNAIAGWRRVLDVLDVAPDVADPGDDGVHLPGGPLDVRFEQVCFAYPGGPQVLSEVTLEIPAKTRVAVVGETGSGKTTFAKLLTRLMDPVSGQVKLSGVPLDRVRFESLRSRVVMVPQDGFLFDATVAENVRFARPELTDGQLTAAFVELGLADWVTGLPDGVHTPVGERGEALSVGERQLVALVRAYVADPDLLVLDEATSAVDPATEVRLQRTLEAVTRGRTTVAIAHRLSTAQAADEVIVVDRGRVVQRGPHEELLADPESVYGRLFASWLEQTR, from the coding sequence ATGCGCCGCGGGCTGGCGCTCTCCCCGGAGCTGCGGACCGGGCTGGCCGGCACCCTGCTGCTGGCGTTGGTGTCGATGATCGGCCGGGCCGCCATCCCGGTCGCGGTGCAGCAGGCCATCGACAACGGCCTGCGCGCGCCGGGCGGCCCCGATCTCGAAGTGGTGGGCACGATTGTCTCGGTCACCGCCGCCGTGCTGGTCGTGACGACCGTCTGCGGCTACTTCATGGTGCGCCGGCTGTTCACGGTCAGTGAGACCGCTCTCGCCGCCGTGCGGACCCGTGCGTTCCGGCACGTGCACGACCTGTCCATGCTGCACCAGCAGTCCGAGCGGCGCGGTTCGCTGGTCAGCCGGGTCACCAGCGACGTCGACCAGATCACCCAGTTCCTGCAGTGGGGTGGGGTCATCCTGCTGATCAGCATGGGTCAGGTGGTGGTGACCGCGGTCGTGATGGCGGTCTACTCGTGGCAGCTGACCCTGGTGGTCCTCGCCGCGTTCGTTCCCGCGCTGCTGATCATCCGGGCGTTCCAGCGCCGGCTCGCGGCCGCGTACGGCGTGGTCCGTCAGCGCACCGGCGCGCTGCTCGCCGCGGTCGCGGAGAGCGTGGTCGGCGCGGCCGTGATCCGGGCGTACGGCGTGTCCCGACGCACCGCCGGTCGGCTGGATGAGGCGATCGAAGGGCAGCGCCATGCCCAGCAACGCGCGTTGCGGACCAGCGTCGTCAGCTTCTCCACCGGGGAGATCGCCGCCGGTCTGGCGCTGGCCGGGGTGGTGGTGGTCGGCGTCCGGATGGGGGTGGACGGCGGGCTGACCGTCGGCCAGCTCACCGCGTTCCTGTTCCTGGTGACCCTGTTCATCCAGCCGGTCCAGATCGCCACCGAGGTGCTCAACGAGGCGCAGAACGCGATCGCCGGCTGGCGGCGGGTGCTCGACGTGCTGGACGTCGCCCCGGATGTGGCCGACCCGGGCGACGACGGGGTGCACCTGCCGGGCGGGCCGCTGGACGTGCGGTTCGAGCAGGTCTGCTTCGCCTACCCGGGCGGGCCGCAGGTGCTCTCCGAGGTGACCCTGGAGATCCCGGCGAAGACCCGGGTGGCGGTGGTCGGCGAGACCGGCAGCGGCAAGACGACCTTCGCGAAGCTGCTCACCCGGCTGATGGATCCGGTGTCCGGGCAGGTGAAGCTCTCCGGCGTACCGTTGGACCGGGTCCGGTTCGAATCGCTGCGGTCCAGGGTGGTGATGGTCCCGCAGGACGGTTTCCTGTTCGACGCGACAGTCGCCGAGAACGTCCGGTTCGCCCGCCCGGAGCTCACCGACGGGCAGCTCACCGCCGCCTTCGTGGAGCTGGGGCTGGCCGACTGGGTGACCGGCCTGCCGGACGGGGTGCACACCCCGGTGGGTGAGCGGGGCGAGGCGCTCAGCGTCGGTGAGCGGCAACTGGTGGCGCTGGTCCGGGCCTACGTGGCGGATCCGGATCTGCTGGTGCTCGACGAGGCGACCAGCGCGGTGGACCCGGCGACCGAGGTGCGGCTGCAGCGGACCCTGGAGGCGGTGACCCGGGGCCGGACCACGGTGGCGATCGCGCACCGGCTGTCCACCGCCCAGGCGGCCGACGAGGTGATCGTCGTGGACCGTGGCCGGGTGGTGCAGCGGGGCCCGCACGAGGAACTGCTCGCCGATCCGGAGTCGGTCTACGGTCGGCTCTTCGCCTCCTGGCTGGAGCAGACCCGGTGA